One segment of Trypanosoma brucei brucei TREU927 chromosome 8, complete sequence DNA contains the following:
- a CDS encoding variant surface glycoprotein (VSG, atypical), putative, producing the protein MRESQKKQQQTLILLAATTLLNVTAVALAQPNKVCTTPCGCKSRVIKRLEVYTTQFERALGQHQANLLDFSKLILAAVAADNQLKRKAAAALAPAAAILARCTDQLNAAAPPLTAAAYQAGYTAATYAAQHALTTMAGTLKIEPTGGKTLKAETITTKTLGSIPPAMCPTEDQTETGVKITTESEKDEPKLATIKLHSNAQAKCTATGANSCHDNALADSGNLEIQLTYAMGQKKTPWTWNSNTNADFQTTHSAEINLLRGNESDLDSKLTTLRTAHALDSCRKAIAEYSALSSDPNWALFNAKALLDNFESEKPSDISSDRLEQATNKAYGPDGTNYKNNVWHKIEQTQVPTVQHEQLKLQPIKSLSSTDEIGAALARVFINQQKKETQTHQKQGQKDDDTKENECSNKNGDKCKGDCVLDGDICKPKKKGEDENKEKDGKTASTCAGKDEKTCGTTQGCSWENNACKDFSILLTKQFALSMVSAAFVAFLF; encoded by the coding sequence ATGCGTGAAAgccaaaaaaagcaacaacagacaTTAATACTGCTGGCAGCGACGACGCTGCTAAACGTAACAGCGGTAGCACTCGCACAGCCCAACAAGGTTTGCACGACACCGTGCGGGTGCAAGTCAAGAGTAATTAAGCGGCTGGAGGTGTACACCACACAATTTGAACGAGCCCTAGGCCAACACCAAGCCAATCTTTTAGACTTTTCCAAGCTGATATTGGCAGCAGTAGCAGCCGACAACCAACTTAAGCGgaaggcggcggcggcacTTGCGCCAGCGGCGGCAATCCTAGCCCGTTGCACCGACCAATTAAATGCAGCAGCACCGCCTCTCACGGCAGCGGCCTATCAGGCCGGGTACACTGCGGCAACATACGCGGCGCAGCACGCATTAACGACAATGGCCGGCACACTAAAAATTGAGCCCACCGGCGGCAAGACGCTGAAGGCAGAAACGATCACGACGAAGACGCTCGGCAGCATTCCACCAGCAATGTGCCCAACAGAAGACCAGACTGAAACAGGCGTCAAAATCACAACGGAAAGCGAAAAGGACGAGCCAAAGCTGGCGACAATAAAACTGCACAGCAACGCACAAGCAAAATGCACGGCAACCGGGGCCAACAGCTGCCACGACAACGCTCTAGCCGACTCAGGTAATCTGGAAATTCAACTGACATACGCCATGGGACAGAAGAAAACTCCATGGACGTGGAACAGCAACACAAACGCCGACTTCCAAACGACCCACTCGGCGGAAATCAACTTGCTACGGGGCAATGAAAGCGACCTAGACAGCAAACTCACGACGCTGCGGACGGCACACGCATTGGACAGTTGCAGAAAAGCGATCGCGGAGTACAGCGCACTAAGTAGCGATCCAAACTGGGCGCTTTTTAATGCCAAAGCGCTACTAGACAACTTCGAAAGCGAGAAGCCAAGCGACATCAGCTCCGACAGATTAGagcaagcaacaaacaaggCTTACGGACCCGACGGCACAAACTATAAAAACAATGTATGGCACAAAATCGAACAAACCCAGGTGCCCACAGTACAGCACGAACAGCTGAAACTTCAGCCCATAAAGAGCTTAAGCAGCACTGACGAGATCGGGGCGGCTCTGGCTAGAGTTTTCataaaccaacaaaaaaaggagaccCAGACACATCAGAAGCAGGGACAAAAAGATGACGAcacgaaagaaaatgaatgcaGTAACAAAAATGGAGATAAATGCAAAGGGGATTGCGTTCTGGATGGGGACATTTGCAAacccaaaaagaaaggagaggatgaaaacaaagaaaaagatggaaaaacagCTTCAACTTGTGCAGGGAAAGACGAGAAAACATGCGGCACCACTCAGGGTTGCAgttgggaaaataatgcttgcaAGGATTTCTCTATTCTCCTAACCAAACAATTCGCCCTCAGcatggtttctgctgcatttgtagcctttcttttctaa